Below is a genomic region from Capra hircus breed San Clemente unplaced genomic scaffold, ASM170441v1, whole genome shotgun sequence.
CTAGTGCTATTATCCCTACTGTACTGACGTGGAAAGTTTGGTTCAAAGAGGTTTAACGATTTGTCCAGGATGATCCAGCTAATGAGTAAGAGACCTAATACTTGAAGTCAGGTTGGCCAGAGCTGCTAACTGTTAGTACTCTCCTTTCTGCCCTAGAGGAGCTTCCACTGACTGGAAGAACCCCATTGCCCTCTTGGCCTAGGCCTCCCCTACCTTCCAAGGGTAGTTAGAGGCTACAGTTCCCTTGGCCTTTGACATCCTGGGCTGGGGGTGTTTGCTCTCCAGCTGTGAAGACTTTGCCTCCTAGACACCAGCCCTTGGTTTGCTGGGCCTGGGGCTCCACTTGACATCTTCTAGATGACTCTGGGGCTGGACAGGAGCTTCCAGCAGCAGACCTGCAGAGGCGCACTGCCTTTCTCCCCCTGGCCTGTAGTCTACATTTCCTCATTGCCCTTCTTCACGGCCCACTCCCTAAATCTGATGATCATTGGAGCCCTTGCACAACTACTTACTTTCAGCCTATATTTGGCTTACAGAGCAAACTGAAGCCCAGTAGCTGTGAGACACCTTCCCATCCCCCACTCCAGGGCGGGGCAAGATTTCAAAACATGTTCTCAGTCATTCCTCTTTTTCTGAAGTTTTCCTTTCCCCAGCTTGGAGTTAATAGGGGGTTTGAAAATTGTAGGACTCTCCTCTGATAGGCTCCCCTTGGTGTATGTGGATTTTAAGTACTTTGGGTCTTATTCACCCCCACTCCCCATCTTTCCAAAAGCCTGCATAGAAAGGCAGCAGGACAACGACTTTGCTGCTCCCCTAAACTGGAGGCTTAGGCCCGTTAGTTCCattgttttcaaaaattaaaacacgatgtatggcaaaaccaatacaataaagtagttaacctccaattaaaataaataaatttatattaaaaaattaaaacattggtccttttttatagatataaaaatcattgttttgaaaTTCAAATGAGACAAGAATATATTATGTGAATACTCCTCTTGCTCACTCCCCTAATCCCAACCACCCTCCTCACAAGATCACCACTGGTTAACCATTTGATGCAGATTTTCCTGGTCTTTATTCTTGTGTATATTTccttttcataaataaaaatggaatcactctATAAATAAGGTTTATTACTCACTTCCCCCCATGATATTGCTCAGACTTCTTTTACAAGAACGTTTGTAcgttatttgtataattttaacatttcaaattaaacaataaaaaatcacaaagattttTCCTGTGTCATTACATATTTTTCTACAACATTGTGTTTAATGATGTATGAATGAACCATAATGTATCTAACTAATTCCCCATTTgcattgtttccaattttttacgTGAAGCTAGCCTGAATATCTTTGTTCATATATCTGTGTGCACTCATGTGGCTCTTTGTACAGATGGAATCCTAGGAAGGGAATGGCTGGGTCAAAGGATGTCAGAGGCACATCACAGAGGGATAGACTGCCCTCTGGAGGGCTGGTGAGGCTTTGAAAGCTTGTTGGGTTTCCCACTCAACCTGTTTCCTCTGTAAATTGGGAAGATGATGGAAGATATCCCCTCAGAGCGGGGGGATAGCATGAGGATGCATGCAAAGCCCGTGTTAGTGCTTTTGAAGTGACGGGAACTATTCAGTACCCCTTGGGCGGTGAGGCCATTTGGGCTGCCCAGCCACTCACAGTAGTGGATGATTGTGGCTGGGAACAAAGCATGGAAGCAGAGTGGCCTCATCCTCACGCTGGTGGGAGCTCACATTCCAGTTTGCCGTCCCTAAAGCAGTTCATGTTGGAGAAACAAAGCCAAGGGTCCTATTCTCCAGTTCACttcccaggagacagtggagcTTCAGTGGGTACATGGTGGGACCCGAGAAGAGGTGACCTTGGAGAAAAGGCCATGCTGACTGCAAGTCTCCCCCTCTTGGACCCTGGACAGCCCCCAGGACAGGCTCCTCAGtcactgggggtggggagtgaatAGTTCTAAGAAGGAGAGAACTATTGCTTCCCACCCTCAGACCCGAGCAAGGCTGGTGGCCACAGGAGCCTGGGCTCTGAGGAGGGTTGGTCAGCCATCAGCGGGATCAAGGGCATGAGCATCTTTTGGGTAAGGGACAGATGGCCCTGACAGTGAAGGAAATTCTGCTGAGTCCAGCTTTGAAGGAGACTGATCTGTTCCATCCCCCCACACCCTGCCCCTTACCTCCCCGCCTCCTCCATAGGAAAGACAGCAGGAGACAGTAATTTAGTTCTATCAGTTTATTACTACCAACCTGTCACCCTCCACCCTCATGCACACATGCTTAGtcatgtgatcccatggactgcagcccgccaagctcctttgtccaaaGGATTCTGcacgtaagaatactggagtgggttgccatttccttctccaggggatcttcccaacccggggaccaaacccgtgtctcctgcattggtaggcagattctttaccactgagccaccttggaagcacccccccccacctccctcataTTTACACTGAAACTATCCCCCCCCAAGATGGCTTCTACCAGAGTTTCTGGTTCTGAGTCCAAGTGTGTCTGCGAAGCAGGCAGTCCAAGACATGGTGGGCACTGTTTGCCCTCAGGCCAGTTGGGCCCTGGGAAAGAGTTACTCTGGGAATTCTGGGCACAAACTTGGTACTGGGGTCAAGGGAGGCCCCCTACCAACACTCTCTCCCTTCTGGAGCTCAAGGTCCATCAAAACCTTAGCAGAGTAAAGATGGAGTAGCAGACTCCACAATGTTAAGCTTTGcactttctttgcttttaagGAGCCACGTGAGAGGCCAGGTCTGGGCCTGGACCTCTGCGGGGCCAGTCTGTCCTTGGAAGCCAGGTCTGGCTCAGCCTTGGGGAAGTGTCATTTGAGGGGCTCGGAAGGTGCTTATTGAGGTGTGGGCATTGACTTAAGCTGGGGCAGTTGCAACTTGGCTTGAGTTATATGAGAAGGTATGGAATGGAGGAGCAGGAGCCATTTCATTTGGGAGCCCAAAGCCCCTCTAGCACCCCCAGTAAACCCCACTGGTGTCCGGGGCCATAGTAACAGGACAACAGACATTTAACCATCACAGAATGTCAGAGTTAGCAAGGCCCTCAGAAACTATACGTTCTTATCCTGACCCGTCCTAGACTGAGACTGAAGAAAGCACTTGGTTGAAGGGGCACAATGATTTAGTGGCTAAACCTATAAGAAAATTAAGGTGAAGGAAAGTAGGAAAGATACATGTGGCTTTCTTCAAACCTTTGAGAATCTGGATTCATCTGTGATCAGTTAGAGTCCTTTGCAATGGTCACCTTTCCCAGGGTGTTGAGATTGGACCTGAACCACTGACTTGGCCCCCTTTTCAGGATCATCACGACAAAGGAAGATGGTGTGGAGGCAAGGAGGGTTTGGAGGCCTTGGTGGCCTCTTGGTATCCCCCTTGCCTTGGCCGCAGCTGGAAGAGCTGTGCTGTCAGTAGCTGGTGGAGGGAGGCGACCAGGCTTGTGTGGCCTGTCATGCACTCCAGTTGCATCTGTAAGGCCTGGCCAGCCTCTGCTGCCCTAGGGGCCCTTGGGGGATCAGGGCCAGGATCAGTGCCAGTCCTCCAGCCTAGGGCCACCACGGGAGGCCGGGTCCATCCCTTCTCCGGCCTCAAGGGGCCCCAGACAGGGAGAGGCCATGCAGTTGCTCCTCGGTGCCCGCCAGCTCTGCCTCATCACGCCCGCTCTCAGAGCCCTCGAAGCAGCCAGAGTCGCGTGGGATGTCCACCTTGGGCTCTGCCACTGTGCTCACCGCTGGCTCCTGGCCACTCTCTGTGCCCTCTTCCGCCTCCTCACTGCCAGCTGCCAGAGGCCAGGGAGGAAGAGGAATTGGGGGGGCTCAGGCTTTAGCGGTGAGGGGGCTTCAGAAATCTCAGGGGCTCCTTTTGGGTGGAGGgaccctgggaagcccactggagGCTGTCTCTCCCTCTGGGGGCCAACCACCACCCTCCCCCCTGCCCAAAGTGCTGTCCAGGCCAGCTCTCCTGTCCAGGAGTGCAAACGTCTTCAGCACTGAGCTAGTAGCCAGGAAGCCTGCTCTCGCATCCTGGCCTCATCATTACCCAACACTGAGGCCTGGAGTCTGTGCCTCACCTCCTCTGGCCCCCCTTTGATCTCACAGGACGTTGTAGAGGTCGAGAAAACTCTCCTAAAACCCCTTCTGCTCACAAGCTCTGCCCAGAGATGGGAATTCAAGTGTAGAAAGCACCTGCCCACTGCGGAGGGGCACCAGGGCAGGACTGGGGcaggcctccccaccccacccttcccacCCTCCACTCCTAAGCCCACTCACTGTCGTAGTCCAGCAGCAGCTCGGCGGCCGTGAGCAGCTTGGCCCGATGCTGTGGGTCCATGATGTTTAGCTCATTGAGGTGTGTTTCCCGTAGCTCTTTGAAGTCCTCCAGTGTCTGGTAGCCGTTGAGCAGCAGAGTGGATGTGTGCTCCTGTGGGCAGAAGCAGGCCACTTACCAGCCACCCCCACTGAAGACCCATCTCTCCGCCCGGAACTGACTTGCTCTAGCCCCCATCCCTTGCTCCTAGACATACGGGCAGGTCCCCCACTCAAACCTCAAGGCCGATGCGCTCCAGCAGCTCATGCAGAGTCTTGGTCTTGGGCCTCTTGCCCTTGCTCTGTCGGCGGCTGGGACGTGCAGGCCCCACAGCCTCCTCGGGCAGCACATCCACGTAGATGAACTTGAAAGAGCCCAGCCTGCCGTTGAGCAGGCCCAGCCATGTGCCCACGGGCGGCTTTTCAACGATCTGGATCACGTCTCCTttctgtgggaggagaggagagtagAACGGACGGAGGATGAGAGGGCCCCTTGGCCTCTTGCTGACACCACCTTACCCTGGCTCAGTGCAGCCTCCTGTATGGGTACAACCTGCCAGGCTCAACAGAGGCCTGAATGCTAACCTTACCTGCAGCTTCAGTGAGTCACGGTCATAGGGGCTGGGAGTGAAGTCGGTGTGGACTCGTGCCCGGCCACAGAAGGGGCCCGTGTACTGTGGTGCAGTGGATTCCTCCCCAAGGTTTCCAGAACCTgggctggggctgcagagttCACTGCCTGCAGGAAATGGGGCGGGGAGGAAGGTCATCTTTGTTCCCAGGACAGCTGGGGCAGTGCCCAAGCTGGTGCCTTCCAGGGGGTCTGGCTAGAAATCCCAAGGGAAGAAAACTGAGCTCCAAGAAGTCTCACACTGCAGAAGTGATTCTGAACCAACCTCTCCGCCACCCTGATGAGCATAGCTTCAGGGGCCCCAGGCATGAAAATAGCTGACCATAAGAGGATCAAAGACTAGGCAAATTGGGAGGGTCTCTAGAAAACAACTGGGCCAACACCCCCAAtgagcagatgaggaaactgagaccagtCAGGCTAAGTGAACTGCCCAAAGCGTCTCACCTTATAATTGGCAGCCCTGGGTCTGTTAGACTCCAGGCTTCCTGACTCCCACTCCAGGGCTCCTGGAAGTCACCTTCCACCAAGAAGCCACACCGTGCATCAATATTACTTAATAAGACTCGGTGTCTAGCTACATCACATGGAAACTCAGATTCTTTCTGAGAAGGGCAGGATGAAGGGCGGAAGTGACTTTTAGTGGGGGTAAGGAAGTGTCTTTGGAGCAAGAGAAACATCAGAGAACTTGGAACTAATCATAAGGGTGAGAAAGGCAGTGCCTCTGTAGGTCTGCTGCCCACAGCCTGCAGAACCTCATTCAGGCAGGGCTGCTGAAAGCTCCTGTCCAGCCCCAGGGACATCTAGAAGATGCCAAGTGGAGCCCCAGGCCCAGCAAACGAAGGGCTTGTGTCCAGGAGGTGGAGTCTTCACAGCAGGAGAGCCAATACCCTGACCCCCAGCCTTGGATGTCAGAGGCCCAGGGAGCCCATAGCCTCTAGCTCCCCTTGGAAGATGGAGGAGGCCTAGACCAAGAGGGCAATGAGGTTCTTCCAGCCAGTGGAGGCTCATGGAGGGCAGAATTAAATTCAAGACGGGgtcaccttgggcaagtcacttaacttgcctgagcctcagttttcacatcaacgaagtggggataataatattACCACCCCATGAGATTGTTAGGAAGATTTAATTTCAAGAGACTGGGAAAGGTCCCAGCAGATTAACAGGAAAGATCCATTTCTTTTACCAACCCTCTCAGACAGTCACCTGTATGGTGTTCACCCTGTCCTTTCCTCCAGGGTCAGCAAGTGTGCCCCCACCTCCCACACTCACCTGTGGATGTCTGGCGGCTGAGAGCTGGGAGCTCCTGCTCCTCCTGCTCAGAAAAAGCCAGCGCCATCTTTTCAGGGCCGGGGCTGTCCAGGCTGCAGTCTGGAGACGTTGGGGAAGCTGagccctcctccagagtatctccctggaggggaggagAAGCAGGAAGTCCTGAGTAGCCTCGGTTGAGGTGCCCATGAGGCCGCCTCGAGTGCAGAGGAAGTGAGCCGGGGCTCCCGGGAGAGCTGGGGCCTGGCTGCCACCCCAGCCGTGCCTCTTGCAAGGCTGCAGGACACCCTCTGGGCcctagtttcctcttctgtgaagtgGGACTGAGAGTGCTTGCCCTGCCCATGGAATGAGGCTCCCTTGGTACCATGTGAACGTGCTGTGTCAGCCTGAAGTgcccatgtacacacacaaaaagtctTGGTGCTGGAGTCTGAACCCAGAGGTGTTAGTAGCGCATAGCCAGGCAGGTCACAGTGCTGAAGAGACTCACTACTTTTAACTATGTTCCTATGTGCGACACAGAGGATTTTAGTTCATCCTTACTCAAGGATGGGTGCTTGATCCTCCCAAGCTGACAGGTGAGAAGTCACGGAGGAATGTTCCCAAGGCCATGCAGGAACTCACAGCCCCGTCAGCCTGACTCCACAGCTGCTGGGCCTCCCCAGCCCTCAGTGCAGTTGTAACTCTTTCACCAGTTGACTGAATGGGAATAAAAGCCCTGAGTTGTAGGGGCTGCCAGTTTCTGTGTTATAAATACTTCCCATAGTGGCCAACAGATCTACCACCTAAATGAGCAGTATGCATGTGTTCACAGTCGTGtgaaactctttgtgaccccatggactgtagcccaccaggctcctgtgtccatgggatagccaaggcaggaatactggagtgggttgccatgcccttctccaggggttcttcctgacccagggatcgaacccgcatctcctatggctcctgcattggcaggcagaatctttaccactgtgccaccagggaagccagcatgAGCGGCAGCATTGGTTATTTGCACCCCCCAGCCACTGGGACAAGGGCACAGAGCACAGTGAAAGGTGGGACAAGAGTTAGGAAGTGAATTTTGAAGACTGactttactctttttttcttaaaataattgatttaatTCTAAGTTGGTATAAATTAATTTTCAATAATGCTTGTATCTCACACCTGGCTCATGAAATTACTGAAGATTTGAGCAACTGCTGTCTTGAGCTGGCAGGAGTCTGCTAGTGGGAGCTAACTCCAGCACACTGCTGCCAGGGTGCCTCCTCTGAGAGCTAGGAGCAAACCAGACGCCCGGTGTGACTTCAGCTACTTGGATGTGCCTGCCCCACAGCTGTCTGTCTTGCCCTCCCTCCCTGGGCCAAGGCCagccttttagaaaaaaaaaaaaacaactttttattttgtattggaatatagccagttaacaatgttgtgatcgtttcaggtggacagcgaagggactcagctatacatgtatgtattctaCCCCAAACCCCGTCCCCACGGCCAGCCTTCTCGGTTTTCTTTCTTCGGGCATCTTTGAATCAAGCCTTTCCAATCTCAGTGGCTCATTTCAAGTAAAACTTCATGGTGAATGAACATGCCCCAGGCTATCTCATCTCCTCAGGTCAGTCTCCCGAGGAAGCTTGTTTCCCAGACCTTCATCCCTCCTCAGACCCCACTACTGCTCCCTCAGGACCGTGCCTGCCTGCCACGTGCTTGGCTGGGGGAACTCCCTTCCCATGGTGACCTTCGTGCTTGTATGGGGCCAGGCAGTGTGCCCAGGCAGTGGCTCTCCTGACGGCCATGCTCACCCCCCACTAGACCGCTGCTTTTCCTTGTGGCACCCGCCCCAACCCGCTGAGTCCCTGGGTCCCAGGCCTCACCATCTCCTCTGACAGGGCCTTCACCATCTTCTTGCCCGTCTTCCTGTTCATGGTTCGGGAAATCACCGCTCTCCACTTCTTCCCCAGCTTCTTGCCGCTCTTCTCGGCATCCTCTGGGGTCGGCACACCTGACTCATCTTCTGGAATCTGTGACAAGAAATTTGGAGATTCGGGAACCTAGGTGGCCATGTCTGGGTCCAGGACTTGGGAGCAGAAGGAGGCCTTGGGGTCCAGGTAAACCCCAGAGGGGTGGAAGGAGAGGTCCCTATCCTCATTTTAGCCCCAGACCTATTCTTGGCCCTATTCATTCATATTTAAATTGGCAATTTGCAAACAAAAAGAATGCAGGTGAAGCTAAAGGGCCTAGAATTTTGGTGGGTGCAGAGGTAGGCCCAAAGTGTTTAAAAAGGCTTTGCCTCCACAATCCTAAAAtcctctttcccctccctccctccctccttcccctccactCCCCAATCCAGGGCCCGCAGCCAGATCCCCCAAGGAGGCTCTGGAACTCACATTATCTTCCAGATTAAATTCCTTCTCGCTCACCACAGGGGAGCTGGGTTTGGATTTGGCAAAATCTTTGAAGCTGCTGGAGCGCTGAAGGGAGAGCTGGGAGAAGCAGAAGTGTTACCAGGAGTTA
It encodes:
- the SASH3 gene encoding SAM and SH3 domain-containing protein 3 → MLRRKPSNASEKEPTQKKKLSLQRSSSFKDFAKSKPSSPVVSEKEFNLEDNIPEDESGVPTPEDAEKSGKKLGKKWRAVISRTMNRKTGKKMVKALSEEMGDTLEEGSASPTSPDCSLDSPGPEKMALAFSEQEEQELPALSRQTSTGSELCSPSPGSGNLGEESTAPQYTGPFCGRARVHTDFTPSPYDRDSLKLQKGDVIQIVEKPPVGTWLGLLNGRLGSFKFIYVDVLPEEAVGPARPSRRQSKGKRPKTKTLHELLERIGLEEHTSTLLLNGYQTLEDFKELRETHLNELNIMDPQHRAKLLTAAELLLDYDTGSEEAEEGTESGQEPAVSTVAEPKVDIPRDSGCFEGSESGRDEAELAGTEEQLHGLSLSGAP